The following are encoded together in the Humulus lupulus chromosome 5, drHumLupu1.1, whole genome shotgun sequence genome:
- the LOC133779939 gene encoding uncharacterized protein LOC133779939 has protein sequence MCKSLKLINLCFADDLLIFCKGSFPAARSVKVVLDEASGLSINAEKSQIFFGGVSSYDRTRIALEINLSEGTFPLKYLGVPMRPTKWRHADCEVIIQKFRLKIQNWASRHLSFAGRIQLINSVLLGLRNYWMTIFVLPQSIVKEIEKICRGFLWGTSGQRTKYVWALSAKPNLLWVKWINSIYLKGVNIWNYELKGDCSWYWRKLCRLKDHFRLAAILSAGVQGKFQTSRLYNSLLVQQRVEYYRTVWSKLILPKHRFMLWQVVKSQLLTRDNLSRLHVHMTSVLCPVCERCLESHSHLFFDCSLSTRLVNSIFNWLGFVAWPLDFNSWMVWLARARSGVKSDIVNMVFAAAIYSIWRNRNRCFHDGYSLTVMNLVQEVKYTTKYRLYIVSNSQKSVQDQMYIQQLHCN, from the exons ATGTGCAAAAGTCTCAAGCTTATTAATCTGTGTTTTGCGGATGATTTGCTTATATTTTGTAAGGGTTCTTTCCCAGCTGCTAGAAGTGTCAAGGTGGTTCTTGATGAAGCTTCAGGTCTTTCCATCAATGCTGAAAAATCTCAAATCTTTTTTGGTGGAGTCTCTAGCTATGATAGAACTCGGATTGCACTTGAAATAAATCTATCAGAAGGTACCTTTCCGCTTAAGTACCTTGGGGTTCCCATGAGGCCTACAAAATGGAGACATGCAGATTGTGAGGTGATAATTCAGAAATTTCGTTTAAAGATACAGAACTGGGCGAGTAGACATCTCTCCTTTGCTGGCCGGATTCAACTTATCAATTCTGTATTACTTGGGCTTCGAAACTATTGGATGACAATTTTTGTTTTGCCTCAAAGCATAGTTAAGGAAATTGAAAAGATTTGTAGGGGTTTTCTATGGGGCACTTCTGGGCAGAGAA CAAAGTATGTTTGGGCTTTATCTGCTAAACCAAATTTGCTATGGGTTAAATGGATCAATTCCATTTATTTGAAAGGAGTCAACATCTGGAATTATGAATTGAAAGGAGAttgtagctggtattggaggaagcttTGTCGTCTCAAGGACCATTTTAGACTTGCTGCAATCTTATCTGCTGGTGTACAAGGGAAGTTTCAGACTTCTCGTTTGTATAATAGTCTTTTGGTCCAACAAAGGGTTGAGTATTATAGGACTGTTTGGAGTAAACTAATACTCCCTAAACACAGATTTATGCTATGGCAGGTGGTTAAATCTCAGCTTTTAACAAGGGACAATCTCAGTAGGCTGCATGTTCATATGACTTCAGTGTTATGTCCGGTTTGTGAGAGATGTCTTGagagtcattctcatctattttTTGATTGCAGTCTCTCTACTCGTTTGGTTAATAGCATCTTTAATTGGTTGGGGTTCGTTGCTTGGCCTCTAGATTTTAATAGCTGGATGGTGTGGCTGGCTAGAGCTCGAAGTGGAGTTAAATCTGATATTGTTAATATGGTTTTTGCTGCTGCCATTTACAGTATATGGAGAAACAGGAATAGATGCTTTCATGATGGTTATTCCTTAACTGTTATGAATCTAGTTCAGGAAGTTAAATATACAACTAAATATAGGCTATACATAGTGTCCAATAGTCAGAAATCGGTTCAAGACCAAATGTATATTCAGCAACTTCATTGTAATTAG